The following proteins come from a genomic window of Chloracidobacterium sp.:
- a CDS encoding GlsB/YeaQ/YmgE family stress response membrane protein has product MFSMLGTVIVGLIVGAIARFLMPGKEALPAGLTGILLTIVIGIAGAFLGTFIGGSLWGGENYAAGWIMSILGAIILLLLLRLVLGKGDRAA; this is encoded by the coding sequence ATGTTTAGCATGCTGGGCACTGTCATTGTGGGGCTGATCGTCGGTGCGATCGCCAGATTCTTGATGCCGGGAAAAGAAGCGTTACCCGCCGGCCTCACTGGTATTTTGCTAACTATCGTGATCGGAATTGCTGGTGCGTTCCTCGGCACGTTCATAGGCGGAAGCCTGTGGGGCGGCGAGAACTACGCCGCGGGATGGATAATGTCGATACTTGGAGCGATCATCTTGCTGCTGCTGCTGCGGCTGGTATTGGGAAAAGGTGATCGGGCGGCGTAA